A genomic window from Purpureocillium takamizusanense chromosome 2, complete sequence includes:
- a CDS encoding uncharacterized protein (EggNog:ENOG503P2RW~COG:K) → MSTASDDERDPPAPFMVQLFYRTGAFHRPEEFASPSLPPHISVYTWPHCTLSELAMELAAAKPSALPYPAVGTRLAFQLVYPDLRNVGTGPNASPRFAVKDLGSIVVGQGLPGSETSELGDTSARANHEIGRTLSDARFVVGDYVSCAVLPPLSDGAVAPASNARPVAPTVRDNRMQRDGFRGRENGFGRGGGRGGRGGRRDGAGASFPMGEWRRGESLPDAPSGRGGRGGRW, encoded by the exons ATGTCCACCGcctcggacgacgagcgcgaTCCGCCCGCGCCGTTCATGGTCCAGCTATTCTACCGCACTGGCGCATTCCACCG ACCCGAGGAATTCGCATCACCGTCTTTGCCGCCGCACATCTCCGTCTACACGTGGCCGCACTGCACCCTAAGCGAGCTAGCCAtggagctcgccgccgcgaagccGTCTGCTCTACCGTATCCCGCCGTTGGGACGCGGTTAGCCTTCCAGCTCGTGTACCCGGACCTGCGAAACGTGGGAACAGGGCCCAATGCGTCCCCGCGGTTTGCTGTAAAGGATctcggcagcatcgtcgtggGGCAAGGACTCCCCGGGTCGGAGACATCAGAGTTGGGCGACACATCGGCCAGAGCGAACCACGAGATTGGCCGCACATTAAGCGATGCGCGGTTCGTGGTAGGGGACTACGTGTCTTGTGCCGTCCTCCCACCGTTGTCGGACGGGGCTGTGGCGCCAGCGTCGAACGCGAGGCCCGTTGCGCCGACAGTGAGGGATAACCGCATGCAACGTGACGGGTTTCGCGGTCGGGAGAACGGATTCGGGCGTGgcggtggccgtggtggtAGGGGCGGGCGAAGGGATGGGGCCGGAGCCTCGTTTCCCATGGGTGAGTGGAGGCGAGGAGAATCATTACCAGACGCACCATCGGGTCgaggtggccgtggcgggcgtTGGTGA
- a CDS encoding uncharacterized protein (EggNog:ENOG503NYRU~COG:O~COG:T) — protein MAAPESVLAFVAKANSDGGVIVKEQPKLDLDLYIQNYTGRTRFERLLFIGKTCVPLCVEALKAAIREAKNGSDVSRYKEAWECMRWAAPHEPEAQRDEAWIDRTEAANKTETARLEAELKVYKNNLIKESIRMGNEDLGQHFEKIGRLEAASDYYSRMRQDVSTTRHIIDCGQRLANVSLERKDWPMVLTNISKVTSLPGSNLDPATDLDAFAYTQTVSGLAWLGMGNYTEAAARFINVPSEVLTKPSIISNLATPSDIVTYGSLTALASLDRYHLQKNCLNCPMFRPLFEAEPHLRKAISHFVNGRYSSCLSTLESARTEYLLDIHLHKHIPALFALIRSKCITQYLVPFSCATIQSLDAAFGKPGQSIEPELVEMIRSGKLNARIDSKEKVRRRSRAVPVSRGMNSRM, from the exons ATGGCTGCCCCGGAGTCGGTCCTGGCCTTTGTCGCCAAGGCAaacagcgacggcggcgtcatcgtcaaag AGCAGCCAAAGCTCGATCTCGATCTCTACATTCAGAACTACACTG GCCGAACTCGATTCGAGCGGCTCCTCTTCATCGGCAAGACATGCGTACCGTTATGtgtcgaggccctcaaggcAGCAATTCGCGAGGCCAAAAACGGCTCAGACGTTTCGCGCTACAAGGAGGCCTGGGAATGTATGCGATGGGCTGCCCCACACGAGCCGGAGGCGCAACGTGACGAAGCCTGGATCGACCGGACGGAGGCGGCAAACAAAACCGAGacggcgcgcctcgaggcAGAACTCAAGGTTTATAAGAATAACCTGATCAAGGAAAGCATTCGG ATGGGCAATGAGGACCTCGGCCAGCACTTCGAGAAAATAGGAAGGCTCGAGGCCGCTTCCGACTACTATTCTCGAATGCGCCAGGACGTCAGCACCACCCGACACATCATCGACTGTGGCCAGCGGCTCGCCAACGTCTCCCTGGAGCGCAAAGACTGGCCCATGGTCCTGACAAACATCAGCAAGGTTACGAGCCTGCCGGGATCGAACCTCGATCCCGCTACCGACTTGGACGCATTTGCATACACCCAGACCGTGTCCGGCCTCGCCTGGCTGGGCATGGGCAACTACACAGAGGCTGCCGCCAGGTTTATCAATGTGCCTAGCGAGGTTCTCACGAAACCTAGCATCATCTCTAACCTAGCGACGCCGAGCGACATCGTCACTTATGGTAGTTTGACGGCTCTCGCCAGCCTAGACAGGTACCACCTACAGAAGAATTGTCTCAACTGCCCAATGTTCCGGCCGCTGTTCGAGGCGGAACCACATCTCCGCAAGGCTATCAGCCACTTTGTCAACGGCCGGTATTCTAGCTGCTTGTCGACACTGGAGTCAGCGCGAACAGAGTACCTGCTTGACATCCACCTTCACAAGCACATCCCCGCTCTCTTCGCTCTCATCCGGAGCAAGTGCATCACGCAGTACCTCGTTCCGTTTTCCTGCGCCACTATCCAGAGCTTGGACGCTGCATTTGGCAAGCCCGGCCAATCCATCGAGCCGGAGCTCGTTGAGATGATTCGCAGCGGAAAGCTCAATGCTCGGATAGATAGCAAGGAGAAGGTACGTCGCCGCTCCCGCGCGGTACCGGTCAGCCGGGGTATGAACTCACGGATGTAG
- a CDS encoding uncharacterized protein (COG:S~TransMembrane:1 (i32-52o)~EggNog:ENOG503P6ZE), with the protein MAHLNVKPDPALLKLQAMTKNRHHFFRWTPRTARLTFIYVAVVPAIFGYIAYKTDGLWDLRAKRKGDTVYEK; encoded by the exons ATGGCGCACCTCA ACGTCAAGCCGGACCCGGCGCTGCTGAAGCTGCAGG CGATGACTAAGAACCGCCACCACTTCTTCCGATGGACGCCGAGAACCGCGAGATTGACCTTCATCTACGTTGCTGTTGTTCCCGCCATCTTCGGATACATTGCGTACAAGACGGAC GGTCTGTGGGATCTGCGCGCGAAGCGGAAAGGCGACACTGTCTACGAGAAATAA
- a CDS encoding uncharacterized protein (BUSCO:EOG0926420U~COG:A~EggNog:ENOG503NXF3), whose product MDFAALMSKELAKSKKPADDGKKFLKRSDVEAERKAAYIAEQKAVEAEREAKAAAKRKREEDAAAENAAREEKRRRLAEESRRRREEQEAEEERARRKRLGLPELVKATSEDVDEGVGGGAAEDIPDEELLDKLRDLGHPARLFAETHAARLRRYRKLTTVVTNGPIPTTLELVEAKYMKVDGSVPQDKEGRKWLFRQLASYFTMVLTEYQRAMDEERQETTASKTAYSAMVQTRENMKPLFRKFEIGDLDDSLIEPIVEIVKALQERRYVDANDGYLRLSIGKAAWPIGVTMVGIHERSAREKLHGGAKGHVMGDEVTRKFLQSIKRCLTFAQVRWPPEDLRQLMG is encoded by the exons ATGGATTTCGCAGCCCTTATGAGCAAGGAGCTTGCCAAGTCAaagaagcccgccgacgatggaAAAAAATTCCTGAAACGCTCCGATGTCGAAgccgagcgcaaggccgcATACATTGCCGAGCAGAAAgcggtcgaggccgagcgtgaggccaaggccgccgcgaagcgcaagcgcgaggaggacgccgcggccgagaaCGCCGCTCGCGAGGAgaagcgccggcgcctggccgaggaatcacggcggcggcgcgaggagcaggaggcagaggaggagcgcgCGCGGAGGAAACGGCTCGGCCTGCCGGAGCTGGTCAAGGCGACGAGCgaggacgtggacgagggcgtcggcggcggcgcggccgaggacattcccgacgaggagctgctggacaagCTGCGCGACCTGGGACACCCGGCGAGGCTGTTTGCGGAGACGCACGCGGCGCGGCTACGGCGCTACAGGAAGCTCACCACGGTTGTTACCAACGGGCCGATACCGACGACGCTGGAGTTGGTCGAGGCAAAGTACATGAAGGTCGACGGGTCGGTGCCGCAGGACAAAGAAGGGCGCAAGTGGCTGTTTAGGCAGCTCGCGAGCTACTTCACCATGGTCTTGACGGAGTACCAGCGGGCGATGGACGAGGAAAGGCAGGAAACCACGGCCAGCAAGACGGCGTACAGCGCCATGGTGCAGACAAGAGAGAACATGAAGCCG CTCTTTCGAAAGTTTGAAATCGgggacctcgacgactccCTCATCGAGCCCATCGTCGAGATCGTCAAGGCGCTTCAGGAGCGGCGGTACGTCGACGCAAACGACGGCTACCTCCGCCTCAGCATCGGCAAGGCGGCCTGGCCCATCGGCGTGACCATGGTGGGCATCCACGagcgcagcgcgcgcgagaagctccacggcggcgcaaaaggccatgtcatgggcgacgaggtcacGCGTAAATTTCTGCAGAGCATCAAGCGCTGCCTCACCTTTGCACAAGTGCGCTGGCCGCCCGAGGACTTGAGACAGCTGATGGGCTGa
- a CDS encoding uncharacterized protein (EggNog:ENOG503NYRU~COG:O~COG:T) — protein MAAPESVLAFVAKANSDGGVIVKEQPKLDLDLYIQNYTGRTRFERLLFIGKTCVPLCVEALKAAIREAKNGSDVSRYKEAWECMRWAAPHEPEAQRDEAWIDRTEAANKTETARLEAELKVYKNNLIKESIRMGNEDLGQHFEKIGRLEAASDYYSRMRQDVSTTRHIIDCGQRLANVSLERKDWPMVLTNISKVTSLPGSNLDPATDLDAFAYTQTVSGLAWLGMGNYTEAAARFINVPSEVLTKPSIISNLATPSDIVTYGSLTALASLDRYHLQKNCLNCPMFRPLFEAEPHLRKAISHFVNGRYSSCLSTLESARTEYLLDIHLHKHIPALFALIRSKCITQYLVPFSCATIQSLDAAFGKPGQSIEPELVEMIRSGKLNARIDSKEKLVISIRPDARAQMQADALKSAHAYDREAKERLRRISLVSAGLEVVPGKRQHETMPGLAHDESWYEEGRSLASSSAGPVESRG, from the exons ATGGCTGCCCCGGAGTCGGTCCTGGCCTTTGTCGCCAAGGCAaacagcgacggcggcgtcatcgtcaaag AGCAGCCAAAGCTCGATCTCGATCTCTACATTCAGAACTACACTG GCCGAACTCGATTCGAGCGGCTCCTCTTCATCGGCAAGACATGCGTACCGTTATGtgtcgaggccctcaaggcAGCAATTCGCGAGGCCAAAAACGGCTCAGACGTTTCGCGCTACAAGGAGGCCTGGGAATGTATGCGATGGGCTGCCCCACACGAGCCGGAGGCGCAACGTGACGAAGCCTGGATCGACCGGACGGAGGCGGCAAACAAAACCGAGacggcgcgcctcgaggcAGAACTCAAGGTTTATAAGAATAACCTGATCAAGGAAAGCATTCGG ATGGGCAATGAGGACCTCGGCCAGCACTTCGAGAAAATAGGAAGGCTCGAGGCCGCTTCCGACTACTATTCTCGAATGCGCCAGGACGTCAGCACCACCCGACACATCATCGACTGTGGCCAGCGGCTCGCCAACGTCTCCCTGGAGCGCAAAGACTGGCCCATGGTCCTGACAAACATCAGCAAGGTTACGAGCCTGCCGGGATCGAACCTCGATCCCGCTACCGACTTGGACGCATTTGCATACACCCAGACCGTGTCCGGCCTCGCCTGGCTGGGCATGGGCAACTACACAGAGGCTGCCGCCAGGTTTATCAATGTGCCTAGCGAGGTTCTCACGAAACCTAGCATCATCTCTAACCTAGCGACGCCGAGCGACATCGTCACTTATGGTAGTTTGACGGCTCTCGCCAGCCTAGACAGGTACCACCTACAGAAGAATTGTCTCAACTGCCCAATGTTCCGGCCGCTGTTCGAGGCGGAACCACATCTCCGCAAGGCTATCAGCCACTTTGTCAACGGCCGGTATTCTAGCTGCTTGTCGACACTGGAGTCAGCGCGAACAGAGTACCTGCTTGACATCCACCTTCACAAGCACATCCCCGCTCTCTTCGCTCTCATCCGGAGCAAGTGCATCACGCAGTACCTCGTTCCGTTTTCCTGCGCCACTATCCAGAGCTTGGACGCTGCATTTGGCAAGCCCGGCCAATCCATCGAGCCGGAGCTCGTTGAGATGATTCGCAGCGGAAAGCTCAATGCTCGGATAGATAGCAAGGAGAAG CTCGTAATCTCTATTCGCCCCGATGCGCGCGCCCAAATGCAAGCCGACGCTCTCAAGTCAGCTCACGCGTACGaccgcgaggccaaggagcgtCTCAGGCGCATCAGTCTCGTGAGCGCTGGCCTCGAAGTCGTCCCCGGAAAGCGGCAGCACGAAACCATGCCCGGACTGGCCCACGACGAGTCCTGGTACGAGGAGGGTCGGagtctcgcctcgtcgagcgctgGCCCCGTCGAGAGTCGGGGTTGA